CGGTGCTGACCAGCGTCGTGGTGTGCAGCCGCGTCGGCTCGGGCATCGCCGCGGAACTCGGCTCGATGGCGGTCACCGAACAGATCGACGCCATCCGCGCCCTGGGCAGCAACCCGGTGAAAAAGCTCGTCGTCCCGCGCATGGTGGCGATGCTGATCGCCTTGCCCTCGATGGCCATGCTCGCCGACATCATCGGCATCCTGGGCGGCATGGTGATCGGCATCACCGAGGTCGGCTTGCGGCCGATGTCCTACCTGAGCGACACGATCGACGGCGTCGGCGTGGCGGATTTGCTCAGCGGCCTGGTCAAGACCTTCTTCTTCGCGGTCGGCGTGGTCTTGATCGCATGCCACAACGGGATGACGACTTACGGCGGCACCGAGGGCGTCGGCAATTCCACGACCAAGACGGTAGTGACCGGGTTGATCTTCATCTTCTTGTCCGACTTTTTCCTCACCCGGTTGCTCCTGGTGTTCGGGTAGGGGTGGCCATGGCCAGCGGGAAGAAAATCATCGCCTTCGAGAAAATTCAGAAGCGTTTCGGTCCGAAGATCATCTACGCCGACCTGACGCTCGACATTTTCGAGGGGGAGAACCTGGTGATCATCGGCGGTTCCGGCTCGGGCAAATCGGTCATGCTGAAATTGCTGGTCGGGCTGCTCAAGCCCGAGGCCGGGCGCATCGTGTTCGACGAGCGCGAAATCACGGCGATGGACGAGAACGAACTGATCGGCGTGCGGGCGCAGATCGCCTACGTGTTCCAGCAGGCGGCGCTGTTCGACTCGATGACGGTGCACGACAACATCGCCTATCCGCTGCACGCCCACCTCAAGCTGACCGACGCCGAGATCGACGCCCGGGTCGCGCTCAACCTCGAACGCGTCGGCCTGCCGGGTTCGGGCAACCTGATGCCCTCGCAGTTGTCCGGCGGCATGCGCAAGCGCATCGGCCTGGCCCGGGCCATCGCGCTGGAGCCGCGGGTCATTTTGTGGGACGAGCCGACGACCGGCCTGGACCCGTCCAACACCCGGCGCATCAGCGAACTGATTCTCAAGATGCAACGCGAATTGCACGTGACGAGCCTGGTCGTCACGCACGATATGACCAGCGCGATGATGGTCGCCGACCGCATCGCCATGCTGCACGAAAAGCGCATTCACCAGGTGATCGCCAAAAGCGAAATCGCCCGGGAGCCGCAAGGCTCGCTGATCCGGGATTTCATCGAGGGCAACCTCGATCTGTAGGAGGCCGCCATGCCGCTGCCGCGTTCCAGTGAAATCAAGGTCGGGCTTTTCGCCCTGGTGGTGCTGGTCGCGTTTCTGGCGTCGATCGTCGTGCTGACCAGTAAAACCAGCCTGTTCCGCGAATCGATCGACTTGCGCACGAGCTTCAAGGACATCGCCGGGCTGATCGAGGGCTCCGAGGTGCGCCTTTCCGGCGTCACCGTGGGCTTCGTCAACCAAATCCAGTTCAGCCCCGAGAAGGGCGACCCGACCGTGTTCGTCAGCTTCAACCTCGACGACCGCGGCATCGACCGCGTCATGAAGGACAGCAAGGTCACCATCTCCAGCCTCGGCCTGCTGGGGAAAAAATACCTCGAAATCATGCCCGGCACGCTGGCCGCCGGCCGGGTCGAAAACGACGACTTCCTCGAAG
This DNA window, taken from Myxococcales bacterium, encodes the following:
- a CDS encoding ATP-binding cassette domain-containing protein, with amino-acid sequence MASGKKIIAFEKIQKRFGPKIIYADLTLDIFEGENLVIIGGSGSGKSVMLKLLVGLLKPEAGRIVFDEREITAMDENELIGVRAQIAYVFQQAALFDSMTVHDNIAYPLHAHLKLTDAEIDARVALNLERVGLPGSGNLMPSQLSGGMRKRIGLARAIALEPRVILWDEPTTGLDPSNTRRISELILKMQRELHVTSLVVTHDMTSAMMVADRIAMLHEKRIHQVIAKSEIAREPQGSLIRDFIEGNLDL
- a CDS encoding ABC transporter permease, encoding MKITDLFEKTGHGLTQFLEDFGSLISLLGQTVVQCFKRPFEFGEIIRQVNLLGVNSISIGLLTSFFTGMVFALQFAVGLDRFGGKEYVSVVTGIAFLRELGPVLTSVVVCSRVGSGIAAELGSMAVTEQIDAIRALGSNPVKKLVVPRMVAMLIALPSMAMLADIIGILGGMVIGITEVGLRPMSYLSDTIDGVGVADLLSGLVKTFFFAVGVVLIACHNGMTTYGGTEGVGNSTTKTVVTGLIFIFLSDFFLTRLLLVFG